One region of Girardinichthys multiradiatus isolate DD_20200921_A chromosome 1, DD_fGirMul_XY1, whole genome shotgun sequence genomic DNA includes:
- the itih6 gene encoding inter-alpha-trypsin inhibitor heavy chain H6 isoform X1: MRFLKIHYFLLCVYYCVQEGLSGDFKAHFRNNFHFQRTKRHSKPAKRVLKVTDYHVRCSVMSRYAVTTIQSSVWNQLPIIKEAAFEVDLPSSAFISNFTIASNGKVYVAQVKERAAARKLYDDAKKQGKTAGLVATKEREIEKFRVAVSVLSGSRMSFLLTYEELLPRRLGRYELSLGLRPGQPVENLTLDVSIHERTGISFIKVLPLKTSRLLSNAAKSDLTPPVSTRVEQSDSCARIYYSPTLQQQNSLSSKGLNADYIIQYDVDLGDLIGDVQVYDGYFVHYFAPRGLPVVPKDIIFVIDVSGSMIGTKIKQTKQAMNTILGDLREGDHFNIITFSDKVHTWKKGRTVRATWQNVRDAKEFVRRIIAEGWTNINAALLSAAQLVNPSSSESSSHLASHRVPLVIFLTDGEATTGVTSGDTILNNAKKALGPATLFGIAFGDDADFLLLKRLTLENRGVARMVYEEADAALQLKGFYDEVANPLLSDIQLSYMDDQAFDVTHSLFPNYFQGSELVVAGRVKPGVKELKVSVSATDSKQNITLEDNVFISSTTENGSTGFLNCSEELEGVSNFVHRLWAYFTIKELLLAKLNATDPVTQRLLADKAINLSLKYNFVTPVTSLVVVKPDADEAAQALTTVKPTTGTTTTTTVVPTKIFTAGIPRKLSLPSNHRPKISKPDPPRPPANKMTTKTKTKSLPKLLAKKVVSSCRKTAINPSLSPIKTAKATYSGKKLAASHNDSKTLIVPDPSVKIPTSLLNALKAAQPPAPGRNATPVPNAMKITTVSTTTVMQTIDSSTSPHLILSRIDPSPMTRGTLPQRPSPGKTAVPSVRGTGLSSEVENHTKSASDLHQSETTPVTPLSSPTPASAPVVEDNNVNLDVDTDLSIATLVLGTFAPMPGVTDGPGLWEATGFLDVSTSIQSEEDLKLVKDYDATYNYDYDISYDTWDDRSDSFVLGSEEDCPLVECLVLLEPQSRLNSVRLFSSSVDGDPHFVVKLPKLHQNLCFTVDGRADDVLRLLEDPDRGIIVDGHLMGAPPKPGAEGRSRTYFDQLTISLPAGSPPDIIITLSLDGVVVDGEGREILPINQQGSVTRQGVTVTVDNHQSCWIELAKGVRFLVLFHYYKQPNYLQMAHLGFYITDGRGLSRLTQGLLGQFQHSDMIVTVTNDHLHKGAHPHHKEEVLARGILRWGSQEMPVTLQEKTVKDSVQKRHLGKCWMVPKAEIERLLSHSYESYVVNNA; encoded by the exons ATGAGGTTTTTAAAGAttcattattttcttctttgcgTTTATTACTGTGTGCAAGAGGGATTATCGGGGGATTTTAAGGCGCATTTTAGGAATAATTTTCATTTCCAG aGAACAAAACGTCACAGCAAACCAGCAAAACGAGTG CTGAAGGTGACAGACTACCATGTCAGGTGTTCAGTGATGTCCCGCTATGCTGTCACAACAATCCAGAGCTCGGTGTGGAACCAGCTGCCCATTATTAAGGAGGCAGCGTTTGAGGTGGACCTGCCCTCCTCTGCTTTCATCTCGAACTTCACCAT TGCCTCCAATGGTAAGGTGTATGTGGCCCAAGTGAAGGAAAGAGCTGCAGCCAGGAAACTTTACGACGACGCTAAGAAGCAAGGAAAAACAGCCGGACTTGTCGCCACCAA AGAAAGGGAAATCGAGAAGTTTCGTGTAGCTGTGAGCGTGTTGTCGGGATCTCGGATGTCTTTCCTCCTGACCTACGAGGAATTATTACCTCGCCGGCTCGGCCGCTATGAGCTCAGTCTAGGTCTGAGACCTGGGCAACCTGTGGAGAACCTCACATTAGATGTTAGCATACATGAGAGGACGGGCATCAGTTTTATCAAAGTTCTTCCTTTGAAGACCAGCCGACTGCTGTCAAACGCAGCAAAGA GTGATTTAACCCCCCCTGTCTCCACTCGGGTCGAGCAGAGCGACAGCTGTGCTAGAATCTACTACAGCCCAACTCTACAGCAGCAAAACAGCTTATCCTCCAAGGGCCTAAATGCAGACTACATTATTCAATATGATGTGGACCTCGGAGACCTAATCGGTGACGTTCAG GTTTATGATGGCTACTTTGTGCATTACTTTGCACCAAGAGGGCTTCCAGTGGTTCCCAAAGACATTATATTTGTCATTGATGTCAGTGGCTCTATGATAGGCACCAAGATAAAGCAG ACCAAGCAGGCGATGAATACTATCCTTGGAGACCTTAGAGAAGGAGACCACTTTAACATCATCACCTTCTCAGATAAGGTTCACACTTGGAAGAAAGGTCGAACAGTGCGAGCAACTTGGCAGAATGTACGAGATGCCAAAGAGTTTGTTAGGAGAATTATTGCAGAAGGAT GGACTAATATCAACGCAGCTTTGCTATCAGCTGCCCAGCTTGTTAACCCTTCATCCTCTGAATCGTCCAGCCACCTTGCATCCCATCGGGTCCCACTGGTTATCTTTCTGACAGATGGGGAAGCAACCACAGGAGTAACATCTGGTGACACCATCCTTAATAACGCGAAGAAGGCATTGGGCCCAGCTACTCTGTTTGGCATTGCCTTTGGTGACGATGCAGACTTCCTTCTTCTGAAACGCCTGACTCTGGAAAACCGAGGTGTGGCCAGGATGGTGTATGAGGAAGCAGATGCAGCTTTGCAGCTGAAGGGTTTCTATGATGAGGTGGCCAACCCTTTACTGTCAGACATCCAGCTTTCCTACATGGATGATCAGGCATTTGACGTCACCCACTCCCTGTTCCCAAACTACTTCCAAGGTTCTGAGTTAGTTGTGGCTGGGAGGGTAAAACCTGGAGTCAAAGAATTAAAGGTGTCAGTCTCAGCAACTGATTCAAAGCAAAACATAACCCTGGAAGATAATGTGTTTATATCCAGTACAACAGAAAATGGAAGTACAGGTTTTTTAAACTGTTCAGAAGAGTTGGAAGGGGTGTCCAACTTTGTGCACCGTCTATGGGCATATTTCACCATCAAAGAGCTGCTACTGGCCAAACTCAATGCAACTGACCCTGTAACCCAAAGGCTCCTGGCAGACAAAGCCATTAACCTCTCCCTCAAATATAACTTTGTGACCCCTGTCACTTCTTTGGTTGTTGTTAAGCCAGATGCAGATGAAGCAGCTCAGGCTCTGACCACTGTGAAACCTACAACTGGCACAACTACCACCACAACCGTGGTCCCTACCAAAATATTTACTGCTGGAATTCCTAGGAAGCTCAGTCTACCCTCTAACCACAGGCCTAAGATATCCAAACCAGATCCACCTCGGCCACCTGCAAATAAGATGacaactaaaactaaaactaagtCTTTGCCAAAACTTCTTGCTAAAAAAGTGGTTTCATCATGCAGAAAAACAGCTATAAACCCAAGTCTCAGTCCTATTAAAACTGCCAAAGCAACATACTCTGGAAAAAAGCTTGCTGCCTCCCACAATGATTCTAAAACACTAATTGTGCCTGATCCATCTGTGAAGATACCTACTTCTCTTCTAAATGCTCTCAAAGCAGCACAGCCTCCTGCACCTGGAAGAAATGCCACTCCAGTGCCCAACGCTATGAAAATAACCACTGTCTCAACAACAACAGTTATGCAAACTATTGATTCCAGCACTTCACCACACCTCATTTTATCCAGAATTGACCCTTCACCTATGACAAGGGGAACCTTGCCTCAACGCCCCAGTCCTGGAAAAACTGCAGTCCCTTCCGTCAGAGGGACAGGGCTATCTTCAGAGGTGGAGAACCACACCAAATCAGCTTCAGATCTTCATCAGTCTGAAACTACTCCTGTTACTCCACTCAGCTCTCCCACCCCAGCCTCAGCCCCAGTAGTGGAGGACAACAATGTTAATTTAGATGTCGACACTGATCTGAGCATTGCCACCTTGGTTTTGGGTACCTTTGCTCCCATGCCTGGTGTTACAGATGGACCAGGACTGTGGGAAGCAACTGGCTTTCTGG ATGTTTCTACTTCCATTCAGAGTGAAGAAG ATCTAAAACTTGTGAAAG ATTATGATGCAACATATAATTATGACTACGATATCAGCTACGATACct GGGATGATAGGAGTGATTCATTTG TGCTTGGGAGTGAGGAGGACTGTCCTTTAGTTGAATGTCTTGTCCTTTTAGAACCTCAATCCAGACTGAACTCTGTGAGGCTCTTCTCCTCATCAG TTGATGGAGATCCTCATTTTGTGGTCAAACTTCCAAAGTTGCACCAGAACCTGTGTTTCACTGTAGATGGCCGAGCCGATGATGTTCTCAGACTGTTGGAGGATCCAGATCGAG GTATTATTGTGGATGGTCACCTGATGGGGGCTCCCCCAAAGCCTGGAGCAGAAGGCCGTTCCCGGACGTACTTCGACCAGCTCACCATCTCATTACCAGCAGGCAGTCCTCCTGACATCATCATCACTTTGTCACTGGATGGTGTGGTAGTGGATGGGGAAGGAAGGGAGATCCTGCCTATTAATCAACAGGGATCTGTGACAAGGCAGGGTGTGACGGTGACTGTGGACAACCATCAGAGCTGCTGGATCGAGCTGGCTAAAGGTGTGAGGTTCCTGGTGCTGTTCCATTACTACAAACAGCCCAACTACCTGCAGATGGCTCACCTGGGGTTTTACATCACAGATGGAAGGGGTCTTTCAAGGTTAACCCAAGGCCTCCTGG GTCAGTTTCAGCACTCTGACATGATCGTAACTGTGACGAATGATCATCTGCATAAAGGCGCTCACCCACACCACAAGGAGGAGGTTCTGGCGAGAGGAATCCTGAGGTGGGGATCACAGGAGATGCCAGTGACTTTACAGGAGAAGACGGTGAAAGACTCGGTGCAAAAGCGCCACCTGGGCAAATGCTGGATGGTTCCTAAGGCAGAGATCGAGAGACTGCTGAGTCACTCCTATGAGAGTTATGTGGTGAACAATGCGTAA